The proteins below come from a single Alligator mississippiensis isolate rAllMis1 chromosome 2, rAllMis1, whole genome shotgun sequence genomic window:
- the TMEM132A gene encoding transmembrane protein 132A yields MGSQGSAPCLWLVLLAAVALETARVNGDSDPLDPVYLPAELEVLDMPNYFRLQRTDRYLPGNVSLGSRSETYLLLHHQPTAQPVIQATYLPFTARQVAPTDDPRQRDSPTAWNIRAVSIEGSVSPAEPYARVLFHLKGQDWLTRRQDLPCVWLHAYHHMRAVHGACRLQAPLGVCVVELEIPPRWFSSPSTASHSQHRAMELAERAELYYSLVPGECGRAGLREKPRLGSEIPKESLLYVGSMELRVMDPPRRQEVRLDDSVLIRVPDMALRPGQLFTATLILQQNFTADQLTLRIKLKKGLQVLAARPAVPEAWTAKLDKFKGSKHHTALVTCHQVDNGQLEWSAADFPEFLYLDLLVENGTGGLASTRPVTWQVEYPGQDPEAEKDKMVWEIQVSERDVRALVPLVKEQEIVNTALLTGVPQSVPVKLVAVEMGGAVFEVTEQMSCESANKQVLQVTDACDSIYVGGKESRGAHGARVDFWFRRFHASALFTIWVPLLPLRVELTDTTLEQVRGWRLPSATSDSSPAEPEEPGEDVEKRVRSCRLQYQRASVRFLAHFVAHPLDGGRHLTYMPSSDWLLDVSHLVGGRARVQDPRVATLEGGSVVIGREPGVTSVEVRSPVSDSILGEQTLVVSDEKVSVVELRAQLVSGLSLALSTEPGHPNILTATCQALTTLQSPKQEAALSVWLEFSDHTLAPSELYGWRDVVLLVSSLDPSVATVRLAEEQIHPAIVAEGPGHGPLLQLSLHTPDSCRKGKHKAPLASGTAWLEVGIARHLPTAGSPHHHDPHPHAESPFQRAEGAMSGEAVTAATETVVGPRKRDPAGVGPVLTKFQGHGAGSSEEDSPGGEGEEDEEEEDEMVKAPERVTDLEIGMYVLLGVFCLAIFIFLVNCVFFVLRYQRKEPPDAGLGPVSTNQQPHNWVWLGTDQEELGRQLDRRIQHSEPSPEPAPDPSAPPAKDGGCCCCGTPPGTEMGTGETPAPEVTGPDITVPTSTFLPTAPGSPVPTSTLSRKEASASGGRRKRVEFVTFATPRAPEDTASPPPAPVPAPASNVQSILVASEDDIRWVCEDMGLRDPDALRSYMERIRGSS; encoded by the exons ATGGGCTCCCAGGGCAGTGCCCCTTGCCTCTGGCTCGTCCTGCTGGCGGCAGTGGCCCTGGAGACAGCGAGAG TGAATGGAGACTCTGACCCCCTGGACCCAGTTTACCTGCCAGCTGAACTCGAGGTGCTGGACATGCCGAACTATTTCCGGCTGCAGCGGACAGATCGATACCTGCCAGGAAATGTCTCCCTGGGCTCCCGCTCAGAGACCTACCTCCTCCTTCATCACCAGCCCACAGCACAGCCTGTCATCCAAGCCACCTACCTACCCTTCACTGCTCGACAG GTGGCACCCACAGATGATCCCCGCCAGAGGGACAGTCCCACCGCCTGGAACATCAGAGCTGTGTCGATCGAGGGCTcagtgtccccagctgagccATATGCCAGGGTCCTTTTCCATCTCAAGGGTCAGGACTGGCTCACCAGGCGGCAGGACCTGCCCTGTGTCTGGCTGCATGCCTACCATCATATGCGGGCAGTGCATGGAGCCTGCCGCCTCCAG gcGCCCCTGGGAGTGTGCGTGGTGGAGCTGGAGATCCCACCACGCTGGTTTTCCTCGCCCAGCACTGCCTCACACAGCCAGCACAGAGCCATGGAGCTTGCCGAGCGTGCCGAGCTGTACTACAGCCTGGTGCCCGGGGAGTGTGGCCGGGCAGGGCTTCGAGAGAAGCCCCGGCTAGGCAGTGAGATCCCCAAGGAGAGCCTGCTGTATGTGGGCTCCATGGAGTTGCGTGTGATGGACCCTCCTCGGCGCCAGGAGGTGCGGTTGGATGACAGTGTATTGATCCGCGTCCCTGACATGGCACTGCGGCCAGGACAGCTCTTCACAGCCACACTGATTCTGCAGCAGAACTTTACCGCCGACCAGCTGACCCTCAG GATCAAGTTGAAGAAAGGGCTGCAGGTCCTGGCTGCTcgtcctgctgtccctgaggccTGGACAGCCAAGTTGGACAAGTTCAAGGGCTCCAAGCATCACACAGCTCTGGTCACGTGTCACCAAGTGGACAATGGCCAACTGGAATGGAG TGCGGCAGATTTCCCTGAGTTCCTGTACCTGGACCTGCTGGTGGAGAACGGCACAGGGGGGCTGGCATCCACGCGCCCCGTCACCTGGCAGGTGGAGTATCCCGGCCAGGACCCTGAAGCCGAGAAGGACAAGATGGTGTGGGAGATCCAGGTGTCAGAGCGAGATGTCCGGGCTCTAGTCCCACTGGTGAAG GAGCAGGAAATCGTGAACACAGCCCTCCTGACGGGAGTTCCCCAGTCAGTGCCGGTGAAGCTGGTTGCTGTGGAGATGGGAGGAGCTGTGTTCGAGGTTACCGAGCAGATGAGTTGTGAGTCCGCCAACAAGCAGGTCCTGCAG GTGACTGATGCCTGTGACTCTATCTATGTGGGAGGCAAGGAAAGCCGGGGAGCCCACGGGGCACGTGTGGATTTCTGGTTCCGCCGGTTCCATGCCTCGGCACTCTTTACCATCtgggtgccactgctgccactgcgtGTTGAGCTGACTGACACCACGCTGGAGCAGGTGCGTGGCTGGAGACTGCCCAGCGCCACCTCAGACAG CAGCCCAGCAGAACCTGAGGAGCCTggggaggatgtggagaagaggGTTCGCAGCTGCCGCCTCCAGTACCAGCGTGCCTCTGTCCGCTTCCTGGCACATTTTGTGGCTCACCCGCTAGACGGCGGTCGGCACCTGACCTACATGCCCAGCTCCGACTGGCTCCTGGATGTTTCCCACCTGGTGGGGGGACGGGCCCGGGTGCAGGACCCCCGCGTGGCCACACTGGAAGGCGGAAGTGTGGTGATCGGCCGAGAGCCAGGGGTGACATCTGTAGAG GTACGCTCCCCTGTCTCAGACTCCATCCTGGGTGAGCAGACACTGGTGGTGTCGGATGAAAAGGTGTCTGTGGTGGAGCTGCGGGCCCAGCTGGTTTCTGGCCTCTCACTGGCACTGAGCACAGAGCCAGGACATCCCAATATCCTCACTGCCACCTGCCAGGCACTGACTACCCTGCAGTCCCCCAAGCAG GAAGCAGCACTCAGCGTCTGGCTGGAGTTCTCCGATCACACCCTGGCACCCTCGGAGCTGTACGGCTGGCGTGATGTGGTGCTCTTGGTCTCTTCCCTGGACCCCAGCGTGGCCACAGTGCGGCTGGCCGAGGAGCAGATTCACCCAGCCATCGTTGCTGAGGGGCCAGGCCATGGGCCTCTCCTGCAGTTGAGCCTACATACCCCAGACTCCTGCCGCAAGGGCAAACACAAGGCCCCACTGGCCTCTGGTACTGCCTGGCTGGAGGTGGGCATTGCTCGGCATCTCCCAACAGCAGGTAGTCCACACCACCATGATCCCCACCCTCACGCGGAGTCACCCTTCCAGCGTGCAGAGGGGGCCATGTCAGGGGAGGCGGTTACGGCAGCCACGGAGACTGTGGTGGGGCCACGGAAGCGAGACCCAGCCGGTGTGGGGCCAGTGTTAACCAAGTTCCAGGGGCATGGGGCCGGCTCCTCTGAGGAGGACAgcccagggggagaaggggaggaagacgaggaagaggaggatgagaTGGTGAAGGCCCCCGAGCGGGTGACGGACCTGGAGATCGGCATGTATGTTCTCCTTGGTGTCTTCTGCCTGGCCATCTTCATCTTCCTCGTCAACTGTGTCTTCTTTGTGCTGCGCTACCAGCGCAAGGAACCTCCTgatgctgggctggggccagtttctACCAACCAGCAGCCCCACAACTGGGTGTGGCTGGGCACTGACCAAGAGGAACTGGGCCGGCAACTGGACCGCCGCATCCAGCACTCAGAGCCTAGCCCTGAGCCAGCACCTGAcccttctgctccccctgccaagGATggcgggtgctgctgctgtgggacacCCCCAGGCACAGAGATGGGCACTGGGGAGACCCCAGCTCCTGAGGTGACAGGACCTGACATCACTGTTCCCACAAGCACCTTCCTCCCCACGGCTCCTGGGAGCCCGGTTCCCACCAGCACCTTGTCCCGGAAGGAGGCATCGGCATCGGGGGGCAGGCGCAAGCGGGTAGAGTTTGTGACCTTTGCCACACCCCGTGCCCCTGAGGATACAGCCtctcccccgcctgcccctgtccctgcccctgcctccaacgTCCAGTCTATCCTGGTGGCAAGTGAGGATGACATTCGCTGGGTCTGTGAGGACATGGGGCTGCGGGACCCTGATGCGCTGAGAAGCTACATGGAGAGGATTCGGGGCAGCTCCTGA
- the SLC15A3 gene encoding solute carrier family 15 member 3 yields MARDRGQGELKPLLGREASLDGSLWSAFKGRKAACAAVLLVEILERAAFFGIVSNLVLYLNSSNFNWGGSQASRAALLFLGASYLLSPIGGWLADVYLGRYWTIILSFLLYLGAACLLPVTAMKDGRLSLCGEMSSSHINPSCKNHSGDCPQQTPSQYCAPTIYIGLLVLALGVSSIKANLTPFGADQVTDRGREATRRFFNWFYWSINIGAVISLLVVAFVQQNISFLIGYAIPASCVALALFIFLLASPTFVTKPPTGSQVSVLLQLACQSSCCRRVPRIRGTCTRVGFHWPHAKSASSLAGDKPQPGASSYEEDVANFQVMMKLLPVLLTFIPYWMVYFQMQSTYYLQGLHLFVPNIFQDSQTNGSVLPTNTTSSYTFPDAWLLLANVVVLLALVPLKDRVIDPFLMRRKLLPSALKRIALGMFFGFASIITAGVLETERLWYVTHNQTISQRIGKDEYFAAPLPIWWQIPQYLLIGVSEIFASIPGLEFAYSEAPKSMQGAIMGLFFFISGVGSLLGSGLLTLLSVSSQGWMHCPEDYGNINHCHMDYYFFLLAGIQMVTCVLFVWISSRYEKQQQREREQEQEPDFCHLCVGHEED; encoded by the exons ATGGCCCGAGATAGGGGCCAAGGGGAGCTCAAGCCCCTGTTGGGGCGGGAGGCATCGCTGGATGGGAGTCTCTGGTCTGCATTCAAGGGCCGGAAGGCAGCCTGCGCAGCTGTGCTGCTGGTGGAGATCCTAGAGAGGGCTGCATTCTTCGGCATCGTCTCCAACCTCGTCCTCTACCTCAACAGCAGCAACTTCAACTGGGGGGGTTCGCAGGCGTCACGGGCTGCCCTGCTTTTCcttggtgcctcctacctgctcTCACCCATTGGCGGTTGGTTGGCCGATGTCTACCTGGGTCGCTACTGGACCATCATTCTCAGTTTCCTGCTCTACCTGGGGGccgcctgcctgctgcctgtcaCAGCCATGAAGGATGGGCGCCTCTCACTCTGTGGGGAGATGTCGAGCTCCCACATTAATCCCTCCTGCAAGAACCACAGCGGGGATTGTCCTCAACAGACGCCCAGCCAGTACTGTGCACCCACAATATACATTGGcctcctggtgctggctctgggtgTCAGCTCCATCAAGGCCAACCTCACGCCCTTCGGTGCTGACCAG GTGACAGATCGCGGCCGGGAGGCTACACGGCGCTTCTTCAACTGGTTCTACTGGAGCATCAACATCGGGGCGGTGATCTCTTTGCTGGTTGTGGCCTTTGTCCAGCAAAATATCAGTTTTCTCATTGGCTATGCCATCCCTGCTTCCTGTGTGGCCCTTGCTCTCTTCATCTTCCTCCTGGCCTCTCCCACCTTTGTCACCAAGCCGCCCACAGGCAGCCAGGTCTCTGTCTTGCTCCAACTGGCCtgccagagcagctgctgcagacgTGTCCCCCGGATCAGAGGCACTTGCACCAG GGTGGGCTTCCACTGGCCACATGCAAAATCTGCGAGTTCTCTTGCTGGGGATAAACCACAGCCTGGGGCCTCTTCCTATGAAGAGGACGTTGCCAACTTCCAAGTAATGATGAAGCTCCTGCCGGTGCTACTGACCTTCATCCCTTACTGGATGGTTTACTTCCAG ATGCAGTCAACCTACTACCTGCAGGGCCTGCATCTCTTTGTTCCCAACATCTTCCAGGACAGCCAGACCAATGGCAGTGTTCTTCCTACCAACACTACCAGCAGCTATACG TTCCCAGATGCCTGGCTTCTGTTAGCCAATGTGGTAGTCCTACTGGCCCTGGTCCCACTGAAGGATCGAGTCATTGACCCGTTCCTGATGAGGAGGAAGTTACTGCCCTCGGCGCTTAAGAGGATAGCCTTGGGCATGTTCTTCGGCTTCGCCTCCATCATCACAGCAG GTGTCCTGGAAACAGAGAGACTGTGGTACGTGACCCACAACCAGACCATCTCGCAGCGTATTGGGAAGGATGAGTACTTTGCTGCCCCACTTCCCATCTGGTGGCAGATTCCCCAGTACTTGCTCATTGGAGTCAGCGAGATCTTTGCCAGCATTCCAG GCTTGGAATTTGCCTACTCTGAGGCCCCCAAGTCCATGCAAGGAGCCATCATGGGACTCTTCTTCTTCATTTCTGGTGTGGGCTCACTCCTGGGATCTGGGCTCCTGACTCTCCTCTCAGTGTCCTCACAGGGTTGGATGCACTGCCCTGAAGACTATG GGAACATTAACCATTGCCATATGGATTATTACTTCTTCCTGCTGGCTGGGATCCAGATGGTGACCTGCGTGCTCTTTGTCTGGATCTCCAGCCGttatgagaagcagcagcagcgggagcgggagcaggagcaggaaccTGACTTCTGCCATCTCTGCGTTGGGCATGAAGAGGACTAA